A window from Actinomycetota bacterium encodes these proteins:
- the radA gene encoding DNA repair protein RadA, whose amino-acid sequence MTKARYVVRCQQCGYLSPKWMGRCPDCGGWNSMVEEPLDDSSTVFKWKPSPQTPQQITTIPTLSEERYTTGIPEFDRVLGGGIVPGSLILIGGEPGVGKSTLLLQSSSNVAQTVGLVLLVSGEESSRQIRMRAERLGMLSGNLYILSETDMERIRGEIEALNPVLLVIDSIQTMFHPDVPSAPGSVSQVRECTTYLLQVAKSRGLPAFLVGHVTKEGSIAGPRVLEHIVDTVLYFEGEAHQSYRIIRAVKNRYGSTNEIGVFEMTNSGLREVTDPSALFLTQRTADVSGSVVVATMEGTRPLLVELQALVTPSYLTIPRRLATGLDFNRLTLSLAVLERRVGLRLENQDVYVNVAGGVRITEPGVDLGMILAVASARKNVSIPSDVVVFGEVGLTGEVRFVSHVERRLKESAKLGFKRAILPHPVPKGDFTPGGHQESEGVHCDMEIFPVETVKEALAILE is encoded by the coding sequence ATGACCAAGGCAAGATATGTGGTCAGATGTCAGCAGTGCGGTTACCTTTCTCCCAAGTGGATGGGAAGATGTCCCGATTGTGGGGGTTGGAACTCGATGGTGGAGGAGCCATTAGACGATTCCTCCACCGTTTTTAAATGGAAACCTTCTCCGCAAACTCCTCAACAAATCACAACGATTCCAACCTTAAGCGAAGAGCGATACACCACAGGCATTCCAGAATTTGATCGGGTTTTGGGCGGAGGCATAGTCCCCGGTTCTCTAATCTTAATTGGCGGAGAACCGGGTGTGGGTAAGTCAACCCTCCTACTTCAATCATCTAGCAACGTGGCGCAGACAGTTGGTCTGGTCTTACTCGTCTCTGGAGAAGAATCCTCACGCCAGATCCGAATGAGGGCGGAAAGGCTGGGAATGCTCTCCGGAAACCTTTATATCCTCTCCGAAACCGATATGGAACGCATCCGAGGGGAGATCGAAGCTTTAAACCCCGTCCTTTTGGTGATCGACTCCATACAGACGATGTTCCACCCAGATGTCCCCTCCGCTCCTGGTAGCGTCAGTCAGGTTCGGGAATGCACTACCTATCTACTTCAGGTTGCAAAGAGTAGGGGGCTACCCGCTTTTCTCGTGGGACATGTAACAAAGGAGGGATCAATCGCTGGACCTCGTGTGCTCGAGCATATTGTGGATACGGTCCTCTATTTTGAGGGTGAAGCCCACCAGTCTTATCGAATCATCCGGGCGGTAAAGAATAGATATGGCTCGACCAATGAGATTGGTGTTTTTGAGATGACCAACTCAGGGTTGAGAGAGGTCACCGATCCTTCTGCCCTGTTTCTTACTCAGAGGACTGCGGATGTTTCCGGTTCCGTGGTGGTGGCTACAATGGAAGGAACCCGCCCCCTTTTAGTCGAATTACAAGCTTTGGTGACTCCTTCGTATTTAACCATCCCCCGCCGTCTGGCGACGGGTTTGGACTTCAACAGACTCACCTTGAGCTTGGCGGTGTTGGAGAGAAGAGTTGGGTTGCGATTGGAGAACCAAGACGTTTATGTGAACGTCGCTGGTGGTGTGAGAATCACGGAGCCAGGTGTGGATTTGGGGATGATATTGGCCGTGGCATCGGCGCGAAAAAATGTGAGCATCCCCTCGGATGTGGTAGTCTTCGGTGAGGTGGGACTCACCGGGGAAGTCAGATTCGTGAGCCATGTTGAAAGGAGACTAAAGGAATCTGCTAAACTTGGATTTAAGAGAGCTATCTTGCCCCATCCGGTCCCAAAGGGAGACTTCACTCCAGGTGGACATCAGGAAAGCGAAGGGGTTCATTGTGATATGGAAATCTTTCCAGTGGAAACGGTGAAGGAGGCTCTCGCGATATTGGAGTAA